A window of the Halichoerus grypus chromosome 2, mHalGry1.hap1.1, whole genome shotgun sequence genome harbors these coding sequences:
- the OMG gene encoding oligodendrocyte-myelin glycoprotein: MALMEYQILKMSPSLFILLFLTPGILCICPLQCICTERHRHVDCSGRNLTTLPSGLQENIIHLNLSYNHFTDLHNQLTQYTNLRTLDISNNRLESLPAQLPRSLWNMSAANNNIKLLDKSDTAYQWNLKFLDVSKNMLEKVVLIKNTLRSLEVLNLSSNKLWTVPTNMPSKLHIVDLSNNSLTQILPGTLINLTNLTHLYLHNNKFTFIPDQAFDHLFQLQEITLYNNRWSCDHKQNITYLLKWMMETKAHVIGTPCSSQISSLKEHNIYPTPSGFTSSLFTVSGMQTVDTINSLSMVTQPKVTKTPKQYRIKETTFGATLSKDTTFASTDKAFVPYPEETSIETINSHEAAAATLTIHLQDGMVTNTSLTSSTKSSPTPMTLSITSGMPNNFSEMPQQSTTLNLRREETTTNVKTRLPSVASAWKVNASFLLMLNAVVMLAV; encoded by the exons ATG GCTTTGATGGAATATCAGATATTGAAAATGTCTCCCAGCTTGTTCATCCTTCTGTTTCTCACACCTGGTATTTTATGCATTTGTCCTCTCCAATGTATATGCACAGAGAGGCACAGGCATGTGGACTGTTCAGGCAGAAACTTGACTACATTACCATCTGGACTGCAAGAGAATATTATCCATTTAAATCTGTCTTATAACCATTTTACTGATCTTCATAACCAGTTAACCCAATACACCAATCTGAGGACCCTGGACATTTCAAACAACAGGCTCGAAAGCCTGCCTGCTCAGTTACCTCGGTCCCTCTGGAACATGTCTGCTGCTAACAACAACATTAAACTGCTTGACAAATCTGATACTGCTTATCAGTGGAACCTTAAATTTCTGGATGTTTCTAAGAATATGCTGGAAAAGGTTGTCctcattaaaaatacactaaGAAGTCTTGAGGTTCTCAACCTCAGTAGTAACAAACTTTGGACAGTTCCAACCAATATGCCCTCCAAACTACATATCGTGGACCTGTCTAACAATTCCTTGACACAAATCCTTCCAGGAACATTAATAAACCTGACAAATCTCACACATCTTTACCTGCACAATAATAAGTTCACATTCATTCCAGATCAAGCTTTTGACCACCTCTTTCAGTTGCAAGAGATAACCCTTTACAATAACAGGTGGTCATGTGACCACAAACAAAACATTACGTACTTATTGAAGTGGATGATGGAAACAAAAGCCCATGTGATAGGGACTCCCTGTTCTAGCCAAATATCATCTTTGAAGGAACATAACATATATCCCACACCTTCTGGATTTACCTCAAGCTTGTTCACTGTAAGTGGGATGCAGACAGTGGACACCATTAACTCTCTGAGTATGGTTACTCAACCCAAAGTGACCAAAACACCCAAACAATATCGAATAAAGGAAACAACGTTTGGTGCCACTCTAAGCAAAGACACCACCTTTGCTAGCACTGACAAGGCTTTTGTGCCCTACCCAGAAGAGACATCCATAGAAACCATCAATTCACATGAAGCAGCAGCTGCAACTCTAACTATTCATCTCCAAGATGGAATGGTTACAAACACAAGCCTCACTAGCTCAACAAAATCATCCCCAACACCCATGACCCTAAGTATTACTAGTGGCATGCcaaataatttctctgaaatGCCTCAACAAAGCACAACCCTTAACTTACGGAGGGAAGAGACAACCACAAATGTAAAGACTCGCTTACCTTCTGTGGCAAGTGCTTGGAAAGTAAATGCTTCCTTTCTCTTAATGCTCAATGCTGTGGTCATGCTGGCTGTTTGA
- the EVI2B gene encoding protein EVI2B: MDPKYFILILFCGHISDTFSSETEAVTTEKQPQPTLFRSSRPHNSANSQNTTENPMSQPTQFNHVSPVQPIPTAKVAAEQTIPTAKVAAGQTTPAAYASPEKPAAHTSAGQPLAYNVTRQPTPMANTSSQQTAVPMFTVTHAGQLPPSTHTSTKQLPPFVYTSTQQPSFVHTPSRKPVSPTVHNPSIRPTPSARSSPRITPGFILEMTSSKNISHETNSNSVAAILIGIILTSLLISIIIIVLWKCLRKPVLNDQNWAGRSPFADGETPDIYMDNIRENEVPTKRTSIVSLMPWKPNKSTLLADDLEIKLFESNEHTEDSNNPKTEKIKDQVNGTSEESPGGSTIGTAVSSSDDADLLPPPPPLLDLEEQESNQCDKPTVTIPSPLPNDSTNLPPSLDCLNQVCEDHNSEFEQRFPPPPDLFNLPLAPGDCMKNQADSNNEIQCQEFSIPSNSDQDHSEYLPPPPEELL, encoded by the coding sequence ATGGATCCCAaatatttcatcttaattttgttttgtggaCACATCAGTGATACATTTTCCTCAGAGACAGAAGCAGTTACAACAGAGAAGCAACCACAGCCTACTTTATTTAGATCATCAAGGCCACATAACTCAGCTAATTCTCAAAACACAACAGAGAATCCTATGAGTCAACCAACACAATTCAACCATGTTTCTCCTGTACAACCAATACCAACTGCCAAAGTTGCTGCTGAACAAACAATACCAACTGCCAAAGTTGCTGCTGGACAAACAACACCAGCTGCCTATGCTTCTCCTGAAAAACCAGCAGCACACACTTCTGCTGGGCAACCACTTGCCTATAACGTCACCAGACAACCAACACCAATGGCCAACACCTCCTCCCAACAAACAGCAGTACCCATGTTTACAGTTACCCATGCTGGACAACTACCACCATCTACCCATACTTCTACCAAACAACTGCCACCATTTGTCTATACTTCCACTCAACAACCATCATTTGTCCATACCCCTTCTAGAAAACCAGTATCACCAACTGTTCATAATCCATCTATACGACCAACACCAAGTGCCAGAAGCTCACCTAGGATTACTCCAGGATTCATCCTAGAAATGACCAGTAGCAAAAATATCTCACATGAAACCAATTCTAATTCAGTAGCTGCCATATTAATTGGCATAATTCTGACTTCTCTGCTGATATCTATAATCATAATTGTACTATGGAAATGCTTGAGAAAACCAGTTTTAAATGATCAGAATTGGGCAGGCAGGTCTCCATTTGCTGATGGTGAAACCCCCGACATATATATGGATAACATTAGAGAAAATGAAGTACCCACAAAACGGACATCAATTGTTTCACTTATGCCCTGGAAACCAAACAAAAGCACACTCTTAGCAGATGATTTGGAAATTAAGTTATTTGAATCAAATGAACACACTGAAGATTCCAACAACcccaaaacagagaaaataaaagatcaagTAAATGGTACATCAGAGGAGAGTCCTGGTGGATCAACGATTGGCACTGCAGTTTCTTCTTCAGATGATGCCGATCTGCTTCCACCACCTCCCCCACTTCTTGATTTGGAAGAACAGGAGAGTAACCAATGTGACAAACCCACAGTGACAATTCCATCTCCTCTTCCAAATGATTCCACCAATCTCCCGCCATCTCTGGACTGTCTCAATCAAGTCTGTGAAGATCACAATTCTGAGTTCGAACAAAGATTTCCACCTCCACCTGACTTATTTAACTTGCCCCTGGCACCAGGAGACTGCATGAAAAACCAGGCAGATTCCAACAATGAGATCCAGTGTCAGGAGTTCTCTATTCCTTCTAATTCGGATCAAGATCACAGTGAATACTTGCCGCCCCCACCTGAAGAACTGTTATAA
- the EVI2A gene encoding protein EVI2A — MDMEHTGLYLHLALLTTTVFSWSPGINANYTHLWANSTTVWDPDIQNKPGRNQNENINTNPTTSTVDKRGNSINRTEIATSSQVTSLTPITELELYIPSVVRNSSPTVQSTENTTKGHREIFKKEVCEENNNKMAMLICFVIIAVLFLICTLLFLSTVVLANKVSSLRRSKQVGKRQPRSNGDFLASSGLWPAESDTWKRAQQLTGPNLMMQSTGTLIATRERKDEGGTEKLTN; from the coding sequence ATGGACATGGAGCACACAGGACTTTACCTGCATCTTGCCCTTCTGACGACAACAGTTTTTTCTTGGTCTCCTGGAATAAACGCAAACTATACCCATCTGTGGGCTAACAGTACTACTGTCTGGGATCCAGATATTCAAAATAAGCCGGgcagaaaccaaaatgaaaacattaacacAAACCCTACAACTTCTACAGTAGATAAAAGAGGTAACTCTATAAACAGGACTGAAATAGCAACATCATCTCAGGTCACATCTCTAACTCCTATAACGGAACTGGAGCTTTATATACCTTCTGTCGTCAGGAACAGTTCTCCAACAGTACAGAGCACGGAAAACACAACCAAAGGTCACCgtgaaattttcaaaaaagagGTCTgtgaggaaaacaacaacaaaatggctATGCTAATTTGCTTCGTTATAATTGCAGTGCTTTTTCTTATCTGCACCCTTTTATTTCTATCAACTGTAGTTCTGGCAAACAAAGTCTCATCTCTCAGACGATCAAAACAAGTAGGCAAGCGTCAGCCTAGAAGCAACGGTGATTTTCTGGCAAGCAGTGGTCTCTGGCCTGCTGAATCAGACACTTGGAAAAGAGCACAACAGCTCACAGGGCCCAACCTAATGATGCAATCTACTGGAACACTCATAGctacaagggaaagaaaagatgaaggaGGAACTGAAAAACTCACTAACTAA